A window of Gallus gallus isolate bGalGal1 chromosome 3, bGalGal1.mat.broiler.GRCg7b, whole genome shotgun sequence genomic DNA:
TGCTCCACCACCCCTCGTACCCTGTGACTGGGCACCAGACCCTCTGTGAGAAGGATGTGAAGGTTTCTCCGTGGACATGCCCCTTCCCAGCTCCTCACCCGCCTCtccccatccacacacacacaagtgcCTGGCCCCGGCGGGCCGTGACTTACCAGGTTGACTGGATGGATGTAGCCATTTTCGTACTTGTCGTTGGCCAGGATTTGCCTCAGGTGTGCGATGTAGCTGGAGGCCAGCCTCAAGGTGTCCAGTTTGGAAAGCTTGGTGTCTGGGGGCACCCAGGGCAGGGTGGTCttaagcctggagaaggctttgCTAAGGACCCTCATCCTTGCCCTCTCCCTTGCGTTGGCAGCgtttctctggacctgctttCCTTCCTGGCTCACACCATTTAAAGGGCTCTTCTTGGGGGGagcctttttcctctttcccgAGGCCCCTCTCCCTTTCTGAGGGGAGCCATTCTCGCCATTGGATCCCTCCTCGTTGCTCTCGTTGGACGCCCCGAACTCTTTGTTAGTATCCATTTTCAGGCCATCGCACTCCAGCATTTCCACCTCTTGCAGATCTTCCACATCACTGAGGGACCCAGTGGACATGGTCTGGAAGATGCCAAAGGGCTGGCGGgaaagggggaggaggggaggacgGGGAGCTCCCCAAACCTACGTGGTGGCggtggaggagagaaggggCGCAGCACtttcctccccttctctcccccctcCGGCACTAAGGCGTGATATAGATCCAGAGAGGACCCCCGCCCTCCCGCCCCCCAACCCTGCTCTGCCCGTGTTTGAGGGAGGGAGTGAGTGAGCGTGTGTGagtgagggagagagagaaagccgAGGAATTTAGTGAGGACACTAGTAATTTATCTGGGGGATAGGAGAGGCGGATCCAGCCCAGGGGAGGGGCCCTGCCCGCTGAGCACACCACATCCCCAATCACAGACCTCTGCACAGGACAGGGAGTTAGGTATCTCAGCAAGCGCTTGCAGAGAGCTCAGGACTGGGATTCAAATCTTCACAACTGGAGCAAAGCaactttctctctccctctttctctcctccctgtctttctatcctcccccttcctcctcctcttttccttccccactTCCCtttccagccagggctgctctcccccctccctgctTCCTCCATGACCCAGGCGGCTGGTGTCACAATTCTTGACGAAAGCCAAAATGGGTCATGAGCAAAGATCTACCAGCGAAAGCCTTCCAGGGTGCTTTGCGATGCGTGCTGTCTAAACGCTGTCCTGTAACCTAATCTGAGGGAGATTTGTGGATGATTATACTGGAGAGTGCATCCTGTCCAGCTACTAGTGTGTTCCAGGAAGGGAGCACTTGGACCTCGCTATTGCAGCCTGAGCTCTggaggcagaaggagctgcCTTTTTCCAGGCTTCCCACTGGACTTCCAGGGCATCCCAGTCCTTTCTCTTCACCCAAACTCCCCCAGCGTGCTGGGTGTTGGAGATCCTGAATCCTGCAGAGCCAGGCCGGGCACCACGCCACTGCTGGGGCCAGTGGGGCTATGGGTGCTGaagaagaggggaagagagggcTCCTAGAGGGTAGCGATCACGTCAAACACCCAGAGCTTTGTTGCAGAGCAGAAGCTGGAGTTAAACTCTGTTACATGTGGGCAAAATTATGCCTGGTGCTTGGTACATCCTCAAATGTCAGGGAGTTTTGACTGAGTAAACAGGCAAGATAAGGTccctggctgtggggctgcatgAACAAGCACGTTGGGCCTTGCTCTGCAGCTGATGGAGTCGAAGAGGGGTTTTACCACAAGTATGAATAAGCACGTTGCTGTGCAGCTTGAACAAAGAGCTGCTCAATGCATTCGTGATCGGTACATACATAAGTCTCTGAAGAACAGGCTTTCTAAAGCATTTAGGCAAGGCCTAGCTCTTCTTCCTCACCATGATCAACTTGGTAAAATTTTCAGCTTGACCCATCTGTGGAGCCCAAAGAGCCTTCCCCAGtatctccttccttcttcacACACCTCACAGCCCCCTCAACCCTCTCAGCAGCCGGGATGTTTAAcgcaggagctgcagcactgagttGGGCCTGCACATGGCTCCTCTCTGGAAACACATCCATCGTGACTGATCTCACGGCAGGGGAAAATCCAACTATTCAGCTGTCCATCTGAGGATTGGCATAGCTCTGGGCAAAAATGTACAGCCCAAGATGTCGCTGTGGCACACAGTAGCTCTGGAGTTAATCCATGGTCACCGAAGCCAGAGGAAGGTCTTATACTGACCTGAGGGAGTATTGTGTCAGGTTTTCTGCATGTgataaacaaaatacaaataaccAAACAAAAGTGGTGGAGGACCAAATTAGTGCCTGCTAAGTGCTATAAACTCTCATCAGATTAAAATAGGATGCAGAGTGCTGTTTTTGGCAACTAGAAAGCAagtctttcctctctctctatTCATCTTGGTTCCTTAGCTTGGTAATctagaaggaaaagagctgatCTAAACTTTAAACCAGCTCTTCACTGTTTGGCTGGAAGATAACACCTTCCCACTCACAATAGGATAAGTACATTAAGATATCATATCTCCAAGACCCAGGCCCTTGGGAATTCACTAACCTCTAACGTCATGTTATGCTAACCGTGCcctgtttgtgttttctctgtgtatAAACCAAACAGATTGTCAGCATATCAGACCTGATTAAtgaattagattttttttccctttataacATCCTTGTTTCAGATACAAATTATTACTAATCACCAGTGTGGAGATTTATGAGCCTCCTTATTTTCTAGGCCTGATTGTTGTTTGTGCAGGTGGAGATTTAAATGGCTGCATCCACTGCAGAGATTTATAGTCCAAGTGACTGATGTTATAAATAAGCTAGAGGATTCTTATTGAAGCAAGGATGACAGAAAACCGAGTTGAAGTTTCTTGTGTCTCTAAGCATGAATGACCAGAACGTGAATGACTAGGGAGCACAAAACCCCATCCAAGTTTCAGCGTCAGAAACTcccagaagaacaaaagaaaataaaaaagcacataTTCATGTAATACCTGTCACatgttttttactttattttagtaatttttgattttgttgttgtaaaAACCAGGAGGAACTGTGTCTTCTTAAAAGTGCCTTTAGTGTTCAACTGCATGTGCATTCTGTACACAACATATGCATACCTGTCTTTTACAAGCCTTTATAAGTGCTGCACATCTGTAGCTTTTACTGACTTAGGTACATTTTGAATCATTAGAGCTGGTAAAATTGAACTGATACAGACAATCCATTGTTGTGAAGACAatgcttttttcatttgttttgtggAGATTATAATCTGTGTGTGGTACACACTTGTGCTTGTTCATACAGTATATTGCGCTTTGATTCCTTTCCATATACAGCTATTACAGTCTTTCAATAACATGAACATTGtccccttttctccctcaaagCCAGCTATGTGCAGATCTCAAAAACAGCACTATATCCTCTAATCTCCCATTAACTCTTCTTTCCTTATTTATCACATAAACTGAACctgtctttttcaaccttgttCCTTGTTTCCCTCCTGGCCAAGCCAGGACTTGTAGCCCTAATCTGGCTCATATTTCAATCCCTTTCCCCTCATCTTATGTTCTTTGTCCAGTCCTTTGAATTTTGGCCTCAGTTTGGGATAGAGACCAATTGAATCTTGGGGAAAGGATAAAGATGGGATGTCTGCTGCCACTCTAGGGATGGCGTGGACTCTTCTCCAGCTCTGTGACAGAGAACATAGACCTGGCACTGGGTTAACAGCTGGCTGGGAAAGACCAGTGGAGCTCAGGTCTTTTTGGCCCTTCTTCAGTAATCAACTTCTTCAATaatgttttaagaaagaagttaaaataGTGGTGTGGGAAACATGACTACAAATATGTGAATTTGCCTTTTAAATTTCTATCATCTCTGTGTTTCTCAGAAAAGCACGAATCTCTTACTTTCAATTAAGACCCACAAAGCCATAAGGCCATTTAGGACCGGGCTGTCTGGGAGCAGAGATGTGGGATGCTTGGTCTGAAGAGTGTCACATGGGGAACATATTACATGCAGGCTTTTGCTGGTTGGTTAGGGTACAGATTTCCCCTAGAAATAAAGCTCTGCTTTTTATGCCTCTAACCTTCCCTCTCTTGTGCTGGAATAACACAGCAATTTGAGAACAGCTTTGGAACTTGAGGCCAAGATTTCTCTAAGTGTCTAGTGATTTTGCATGGCAtggctttttattattattttaattattattctttttttctggtgttctGTGCCATTTGTCAAGGCACCATACCTTCATTACGCAATGAACATTTGCTCAAGGAAAAGCTCAGATCATCCAAAGCTGAGGAAAACAGAATCAGTAGCTGGTTTTGAAGATCTTGGCCCTGGCAAAATTCAGGTGTTTTCTTATATTTGGAGAACAACCAAGGAAGTCACTCAGAGGTAGCCAGCTGATCATGAATCATTAATTATTCTGGGTCAGGGTGACCCCAAGCACAGATAAAGTCTGGACAAAGAATGGATTAAAGCAGTCCTGAGGAGAAAGACTCAGGGGTGTTTGTTGATGAGAAACTCAACATGACC
This region includes:
- the TCF21 gene encoding transcription factor 21 yields the protein MSTGSLSDVEDLQEVEMLECDGLKMDTNKEFGASNESNEEGSNGENGSPQKGRGASGKRKKAPPKKSPLNGVSQEGKQVQRNAANARERARMRVLSKAFSRLKTTLPWVPPDTKLSKLDTLRLASSYIAHLRQILANDKYENGYIHPVNLTWPFMVAGKPESDLKEVVNTNRLCGPTAS
- the TCF21 gene encoding transcription factor 21 isoform X2, whose amino-acid sequence is MLECDGLKMDTNKEFGASNESNEEGSNGENGSPQKGRGASGKRKKAPPKKSPLNGVSQEGKQVQRNAANARERARMRVLSKAFSRLKTTLPWVPPDTKLSKLDTLRLASSYIAHLRQILANDKYENGYIHPVNLTWPFMVAGKPESDLKEVVNTNRLCGPTAS